One genomic window of Arthrobacter sp. KBS0703 includes the following:
- a CDS encoding threonine/serine exporter ThrE family protein → MTKQPRGANRPHTDGLPKTEPLTPSQLHQNAAAKRMLRRLVQGENPPTAPLSIVDRLTGSPYANPMIQVGGIDTSARKTMDFALRLAESMFRYGAGALEVETSIIAVTAALGLSNIEVDITNQSVAINYAPQDQTPISLLRVVRSWTNNYAGLAKVHQLVTDIVAGGVGRDEAIRRLDEIVRSPKPFPRWMVTVAFGVFSAVFVGVLGGGPGASGIAFASNLLISLLARQLGRWRTPDFFNTAACSFVVTLIALLMWRFGSPLGIQIAPAIVVVGGILLLLPTGRLVSSVQDAINGFPVTAAGRFLSTVLTFGALVAGIAVAFVVGDMTGMEPINVTETFPPAYPWWALVIMVAVAVVAIGITEQTDWKLLLPTAAVGVIGHLVLIGGEMLGVGQRFSPAVAAVVIGLLARVVALRMGAPQLVVAVPAALILLPGLTIFRSMYVLTIEESEILLGAGGMLSAGAIVFGVAGGIVLGDTLARPLTRSLASNERRRARRR, encoded by the coding sequence ATGACCAAACAGCCCCGCGGCGCCAACAGGCCGCACACGGACGGGCTGCCCAAAACTGAGCCGCTTACTCCCTCCCAGCTGCACCAGAACGCGGCGGCCAAGCGCATGCTGCGCCGCCTGGTCCAGGGGGAGAACCCGCCGACGGCGCCGCTGAGCATCGTGGACAGGCTCACCGGCAGCCCCTACGCCAACCCCATGATCCAGGTGGGCGGCATCGACACGTCCGCGCGCAAGACCATGGACTTTGCGCTTCGCCTCGCCGAATCGATGTTCCGGTACGGCGCCGGTGCCCTCGAGGTGGAAACCAGCATCATCGCGGTCACGGCCGCGCTTGGCCTGAGCAACATCGAGGTCGACATCACCAACCAGTCGGTGGCGATCAACTATGCGCCGCAGGACCAGACCCCCATTTCGCTGCTGCGCGTGGTGCGCTCCTGGACGAACAACTACGCCGGCCTGGCCAAAGTCCACCAGCTGGTCACGGACATCGTGGCCGGAGGCGTCGGCCGGGACGAGGCCATCCGGCGGCTGGACGAGATTGTCCGCAGCCCCAAGCCGTTCCCGCGGTGGATGGTCACCGTGGCGTTCGGAGTCTTTTCGGCCGTGTTCGTGGGGGTCCTGGGCGGCGGACCGGGGGCGTCCGGCATCGCGTTCGCCTCCAACCTCCTGATCAGCCTGCTCGCCCGGCAACTGGGCCGCTGGCGCACGCCGGACTTCTTCAACACGGCGGCCTGTTCCTTTGTGGTAACGCTGATCGCGCTGCTCATGTGGAGATTCGGCAGCCCCCTAGGGATCCAGATTGCTCCGGCCATCGTCGTGGTGGGCGGGATCCTGCTGCTGCTTCCCACGGGGCGCCTGGTCTCCTCGGTCCAGGATGCCATCAACGGCTTCCCCGTCACGGCGGCCGGCCGGTTCCTGTCCACGGTGCTGACGTTCGGGGCGCTCGTCGCAGGTATTGCCGTGGCGTTCGTGGTGGGTGACATGACGGGCATGGAACCGATCAACGTCACCGAGACCTTCCCGCCGGCTTATCCATGGTGGGCGCTGGTCATCATGGTCGCGGTCGCCGTCGTGGCCATCGGCATCACCGAGCAGACGGACTGGAAGCTGCTTCTTCCCACGGCGGCCGTGGGCGTGATCGGCCACCTGGTCCTGATCGGCGGAGAAATGCTCGGCGTCGGCCAGCGCTTTTCCCCCGCGGTGGCCGCCGTCGTGATTGGCCTTTTGGCCCGGGTGGTGGCGCTGCGGATGGGCGCCCCGCAGCTCGTGGTCGCTGTGCCGGCGGCGCTCATCCTCCTGCCCGGCCTCACCATCTTCCGCTCGATGTACGTCCTGACGATCGAGGAATCCGAAATCCTGCTCGGCGCCGGCGGGATGCTGAGTGCCGGGGCGATTGTGTTCGGCGTCGCCGGCGGGATTGTGCTGGGCGACACGCTTGCGCGGCCGCTCACCCGGAGCCTTGCGAGCAATGAACGACGGCGGGCCCGCCGCCGCTAG
- a CDS encoding Ig-like domain-containing protein, with protein MLQATGFSAVTALVAAAAFLYPGVKSADVDLNDGGVWVTNKSVGMTARLNYPSRTLDGGVTPPGAGFDILQHEGEVLVDAGSSLTAVDPAAMRLGEPVMLPGGVTAAAGQGAYVFSDPGTGEAWLASTDSVRGFDRQSSEPVISGAPNLQAVIGADGAAYIANPGAHEVSRMTVEDNGTAGDKATGSYADFSAVKSLQLTTVGADAVLLDSDSGRLYLPGGRTVDLPDAGGSRLQQAGPASSFVAVATPKGLVEQPLDGSAATTKPSGANGNPVRPVQLDGCVHAAWNQSNRYLRDCADDAHDKLTDVPDANDKSDLVFRVNRSVVVLNDTNGGNVWLVQQAMQLVNNWQDLQTPPNRSEEEKEDAADQNPLNQLPDRTKANRPPNAQDDVFGVRPGRTTLLTPLDNDSDPDGDLLTLNVLGSGRANGTAQPIYNGSALQIAVPEKASGTSDFGYQVDDGRGKSAQAKIRVAVRKDSENGPPAQKRKTVILLEQGKSVSQNVLADWTDPDGDDLFLKAATADNGNDQVQVRPDGLLQFQDVGTTLGRKEVTLRVSDGRTEIEGKITVEVRPRGSLPPVANPDHLSVVAGRDVVVSPLENDFDPAGATLRLARVEGPPAAKVAPHFDSGTFVFNAPAAGTYYVTYQVTNGPASQLGLVRIDVTNGGSNGAPVAVRDVARLPQGGHTLVDALANDIDPAGGVLVIQSVNVPSGSPLSVAVLDHSVLKITDANGLAALATFTYTVSNGLESSVGEVTVQPVPAPARLRPPRAVPDEITVRANDVATVNVLANDSHPDGATLALKPQLAQTVEPADGLLGISGDVLRFKAGPTAKTVHAIYVVKGPDGQESSAQVTIRIKGGGADQNSRPEPTDLTARTIAGRATRIQVPLDGIDPDGDSVSLVGLDKAPAQGTVTVGATYLEYTASSKAAGQDAFSYVVQDTFGVRSTATVAVGIGAAPAANQQPVPGDDAVTAQPNRKIAVDVLRNDADPDGDALALVRGGVEADAALNASIEDGKVRFTTPDATAAVVIRYRISDGRGGQAKGTLKVDVTPSAPRKAPTTRDDRVSFAETLGKSAVDVPVLKNDEDPDGVTSDLTVTLAAGTTDAAVRGVGSVNVTLLPAPRIIPYTVTDLDGLTSTAFIHVPGTSEQRPALKSPAPLEVVSGQELALNLNDAVVVRQGRSPRLTVDSRVSAVAASGRPLVKGAASLVFTSADDYSGPASLTFEVADGPLDAPDTLTSVLTISINVLPDPNRNHPPVMSSTRASVVKGEAAEVDLDTLISDPDQADSGKLTVTLGGQLPPGISASVDGTTLKIRAAADAPEPGGILPLTVTDPRGLSAQGTVDVQLTLSLRPLPLANEDEVGEAKAGENRRVQVLANDVNPFADTPLKVVSAVVETGNGTATVSGDAVDVRPAESFVGTMVVRYRIQDKTGDPRREADGRIRLTVKAKPDKPGTPVANEVRDSTVVLNWTPPAANGSAITGYRVTGTNGVSQLCPANTCTIGSLTNDVEYTFSVVAVNSIGESAASERSAPARPDQRPEVPQAPSLSFGDKQLAVSWPTARTTGSAVTDYELQLSPAPPAGSGVRSAGPGLSYTWTGLANGTSYRIQVRAKNKAPTPSEWSPFSAAEIPAGVPAVPAKPSTTLATSGANSSVIQVSWTAPDANGDAVAEYTVVSSHPGSPDASQVVSGGRTSAVFTVGNSDAGYTFTVAARNKAGYSADSAASDPRRAVGAPGPVNGLRADPLDNSAQLTFTAPSSRGGAAAGETVYEYRVNGGQVAAVPANKVIPGLANNGTYTIGVRATNVVDGQSYPGPFTDANPVQPYGKPGAPTATGFNEGHSIHFIIRAPQPNGRPIAELRWITSDGQRGSTSASFADVNVGNGPNQKVWVDVTAVDTMGQTSQARGEGTTTVSSAFISRGAAAGPPGEYQIRLRPVDFPPGTHTVLCYSSYTNDGSAPFWTGAVNFPSASGTVELPCAGHIDPAKGEWLSAEVRGVASAPRLYRW; from the coding sequence TTGCTTCAGGCGACGGGCTTTTCGGCGGTGACCGCACTGGTGGCGGCGGCAGCCTTTCTCTACCCGGGCGTCAAATCAGCCGACGTCGACCTCAACGACGGCGGCGTCTGGGTGACGAACAAGAGCGTCGGAATGACCGCGCGGCTCAACTATCCCTCCAGGACCCTGGACGGCGGCGTGACCCCGCCGGGGGCCGGCTTCGATATCCTCCAGCACGAGGGCGAAGTGTTGGTGGATGCCGGCTCGTCCCTGACGGCCGTGGACCCGGCAGCCATGAGGCTCGGCGAACCCGTCATGCTGCCCGGTGGCGTGACCGCCGCCGCGGGGCAGGGTGCCTACGTATTCAGCGATCCGGGCACGGGGGAGGCCTGGCTGGCTTCCACCGACTCCGTCCGTGGTTTTGACCGCCAATCCTCGGAGCCGGTGATTTCCGGGGCACCTAACCTCCAGGCAGTCATCGGAGCGGACGGAGCCGCCTACATCGCCAACCCCGGGGCACACGAGGTCAGCCGGATGACCGTCGAGGACAACGGAACCGCCGGGGACAAGGCCACGGGGTCCTACGCCGATTTCTCGGCTGTGAAGAGCCTTCAGCTCACGACGGTGGGAGCCGACGCGGTGCTGCTGGACTCCGATTCCGGCCGGCTGTACCTGCCCGGGGGCCGGACGGTCGACCTGCCCGACGCCGGCGGGTCACGGCTCCAGCAGGCCGGCCCGGCCAGCAGCTTCGTCGCCGTGGCCACGCCGAAGGGCCTGGTCGAACAGCCGCTGGACGGTTCCGCGGCCACCACAAAACCCTCCGGCGCCAACGGAAATCCGGTCCGTCCGGTGCAGCTGGACGGCTGCGTGCATGCGGCCTGGAACCAGAGCAACCGGTACCTTCGGGACTGCGCCGATGATGCCCACGACAAACTGACGGATGTCCCGGACGCCAACGACAAGTCCGACTTGGTCTTCCGGGTGAACCGCAGCGTTGTGGTGCTCAACGACACCAACGGCGGCAACGTGTGGCTCGTCCAGCAGGCGATGCAGCTGGTCAACAACTGGCAGGATCTCCAGACGCCGCCGAACCGGTCCGAGGAGGAGAAGGAAGACGCCGCCGACCAGAATCCGCTCAACCAGCTCCCGGACCGCACCAAGGCCAACCGTCCGCCCAACGCCCAGGACGACGTCTTCGGCGTCAGGCCGGGCAGGACCACGCTGCTGACTCCGCTGGACAACGACTCCGACCCGGACGGCGACCTGCTTACCCTGAACGTCCTCGGCTCGGGGCGGGCCAACGGCACGGCGCAGCCCATCTACAACGGCTCCGCCCTGCAGATCGCCGTCCCCGAGAAGGCCTCGGGAACGTCCGACTTCGGCTACCAGGTGGACGACGGCCGGGGCAAGAGCGCGCAGGCCAAGATCAGGGTGGCCGTGCGGAAGGACTCGGAGAACGGTCCGCCCGCCCAGAAACGAAAAACCGTCATCCTCCTCGAACAGGGAAAGTCCGTCAGCCAGAATGTCCTGGCGGACTGGACCGACCCTGACGGCGACGATCTCTTCCTCAAAGCCGCAACGGCGGACAACGGCAACGACCAGGTCCAGGTGCGCCCGGACGGCCTCCTGCAGTTCCAGGATGTGGGCACAACCCTGGGCCGCAAGGAGGTCACCCTCCGGGTGTCCGATGGCCGGACCGAGATCGAGGGCAAGATTACCGTGGAGGTGCGCCCCCGCGGGAGCCTGCCGCCGGTGGCAAACCCCGATCACCTGAGCGTTGTGGCGGGCCGGGACGTCGTGGTTTCCCCACTGGAAAACGACTTCGACCCCGCCGGTGCCACGTTGCGGCTGGCCCGGGTGGAAGGTCCTCCGGCCGCCAAGGTAGCCCCCCATTTTGACTCCGGCACCTTCGTTTTCAATGCTCCGGCCGCCGGCACCTATTACGTGACCTACCAGGTGACCAACGGGCCGGCCAGCCAGCTGGGCCTGGTCAGGATCGATGTCACCAACGGCGGGAGCAACGGCGCCCCGGTGGCCGTCCGGGATGTGGCGCGGCTGCCGCAGGGCGGGCACACCCTGGTGGATGCGCTGGCCAACGACATCGACCCCGCCGGCGGGGTGCTGGTCATCCAATCGGTCAACGTTCCTTCCGGGTCGCCGCTTTCCGTGGCCGTCCTCGACCACAGCGTTCTCAAGATCACTGACGCCAACGGTCTTGCCGCCCTGGCAACGTTCACCTACACGGTGTCCAACGGCCTCGAGAGCTCGGTCGGTGAAGTGACCGTCCAGCCGGTGCCCGCACCGGCCCGGCTGCGGCCGCCCCGCGCGGTGCCGGACGAAATCACGGTGCGTGCCAACGACGTTGCCACCGTGAATGTGCTGGCCAACGACAGCCACCCGGACGGGGCGACACTGGCGCTGAAGCCTCAGCTCGCCCAGACCGTTGAACCCGCCGATGGGCTACTGGGCATTTCCGGCGACGTCCTGCGGTTCAAGGCCGGCCCGACGGCGAAGACGGTGCACGCCATCTACGTGGTCAAGGGACCGGACGGCCAGGAATCCTCCGCGCAGGTCACCATCCGCATCAAGGGCGGCGGCGCGGACCAGAATTCCCGGCCTGAACCGACGGACCTGACCGCCCGGACCATCGCCGGCCGCGCCACCCGCATCCAGGTACCGCTGGACGGGATAGACCCCGACGGCGACTCCGTGTCGCTGGTCGGCCTGGACAAGGCTCCGGCCCAGGGGACCGTCACCGTCGGCGCAACCTACCTGGAATACACGGCGTCGTCGAAGGCCGCCGGGCAGGATGCCTTCAGCTACGTTGTGCAGGACACGTTCGGCGTCCGCAGCACAGCCACCGTGGCGGTGGGCATCGGGGCCGCACCCGCGGCCAATCAGCAGCCGGTGCCGGGCGACGATGCGGTCACCGCCCAGCCCAACAGAAAGATCGCCGTGGACGTGCTGCGCAACGACGCGGACCCCGACGGCGACGCCTTGGCACTCGTACGCGGCGGCGTTGAAGCGGATGCCGCGCTGAACGCGTCGATAGAAGACGGGAAAGTCCGGTTTACGACGCCGGACGCCACGGCCGCCGTCGTCATCCGTTACCGGATTTCGGACGGAAGGGGAGGCCAGGCAAAGGGCACGCTGAAAGTGGACGTCACGCCGTCCGCCCCGCGGAAGGCGCCGACCACCCGGGACGACCGCGTCTCCTTCGCGGAAACGCTGGGCAAGTCCGCCGTGGACGTTCCCGTGCTCAAGAACGACGAAGACCCCGACGGCGTGACCTCCGACCTGACGGTCACTCTGGCCGCCGGAACAACCGACGCGGCAGTCCGGGGCGTTGGCAGCGTCAACGTCACCCTGTTGCCCGCTCCCCGCATCATCCCGTACACGGTCACGGACCTGGACGGCCTGACCTCCACCGCGTTCATCCACGTGCCAGGAACATCCGAGCAGCGCCCGGCGCTCAAGAGCCCTGCCCCCTTGGAAGTGGTCAGCGGCCAGGAACTGGCCCTCAACCTGAACGATGCCGTGGTGGTCCGCCAAGGCCGCAGCCCGCGGCTCACCGTTGACTCGCGTGTGTCGGCGGTGGCGGCCAGCGGCAGGCCGCTCGTCAAGGGCGCAGCCTCCCTGGTGTTCACCTCCGCCGACGATTATTCCGGGCCGGCGTCCCTGACCTTCGAAGTGGCCGACGGCCCATTGGACGCGCCGGACACGCTCACATCCGTGCTGACCATCAGCATCAACGTGCTGCCAGATCCGAACCGGAACCACCCGCCCGTCATGTCCTCCACCCGCGCTAGCGTGGTCAAGGGCGAGGCAGCGGAGGTGGATCTGGACACCCTGATATCGGATCCGGACCAGGCTGACAGCGGCAAACTCACGGTGACCCTGGGCGGCCAGCTTCCTCCCGGCATCAGCGCCAGCGTGGACGGGACAACCCTGAAGATCAGGGCCGCAGCCGATGCGCCGGAGCCGGGAGGCATCCTCCCGCTGACTGTCACGGACCCGCGTGGACTCTCGGCCCAGGGCACCGTGGACGTGCAGCTGACGCTTTCACTTCGTCCGCTGCCATTGGCCAATGAAGACGAGGTGGGGGAGGCCAAGGCCGGCGAAAACCGGCGGGTCCAGGTGCTGGCCAACGACGTCAACCCGTTTGCCGACACCCCGCTGAAGGTTGTCAGTGCCGTGGTGGAAACAGGCAACGGCACCGCAACCGTCTCAGGGGACGCAGTGGACGTCCGCCCCGCGGAATCGTTCGTGGGCACCATGGTGGTGCGGTACCGGATCCAGGACAAGACCGGGGATCCGCGGCGCGAGGCAGACGGGCGCATCAGGCTGACGGTCAAGGCGAAACCGGACAAGCCCGGCACTCCCGTGGCCAACGAGGTGCGCGACAGCACCGTGGTGCTGAACTGGACGCCTCCGGCTGCCAACGGCTCGGCCATCACCGGCTACAGGGTCACGGGGACCAACGGCGTGTCGCAGCTGTGCCCCGCCAACACGTGCACCATCGGGTCGCTCACCAACGATGTCGAGTACACCTTCAGCGTTGTTGCGGTGAACAGCATCGGTGAATCCGCGGCCTCGGAACGTTCCGCTCCGGCCCGCCCGGACCAGCGCCCGGAGGTGCCGCAGGCGCCGTCGCTGTCGTTCGGCGACAAGCAGTTGGCGGTCAGCTGGCCCACGGCCAGGACCACCGGATCCGCCGTCACCGACTACGAGCTCCAGCTCTCGCCGGCGCCTCCTGCAGGCTCCGGGGTGCGGTCGGCCGGTCCCGGGCTTAGCTACACGTGGACCGGGCTGGCGAACGGCACGTCGTACCGGATCCAGGTCCGGGCCAAGAACAAGGCGCCCACGCCCTCAGAGTGGAGCCCCTTCTCGGCCGCGGAAATCCCGGCCGGGGTGCCCGCAGTCCCTGCCAAGCCGAGCACCACGCTCGCAACGTCGGGGGCCAACAGCTCGGTCATCCAGGTCAGCTGGACGGCACCCGACGCCAACGGCGACGCCGTAGCCGAATACACCGTGGTGTCCTCGCACCCCGGCTCGCCCGACGCCTCGCAGGTGGTGTCCGGCGGGCGGACCAGCGCGGTCTTCACCGTGGGCAATTCGGATGCCGGCTACACCTTCACTGTTGCAGCGCGGAACAAGGCCGGATACTCGGCCGACAGCGCCGCATCCGACCCGCGCCGGGCTGTCGGGGCCCCCGGCCCCGTCAACGGACTCCGGGCGGATCCGCTGGACAACAGCGCCCAGCTGACGTTCACCGCGCCGTCCTCCAGGGGTGGGGCGGCGGCCGGAGAAACTGTGTATGAATATCGGGTGAACGGCGGCCAGGTCGCGGCCGTGCCCGCCAACAAGGTCATTCCGGGGCTGGCGAACAACGGCACGTACACGATCGGCGTCCGTGCCACGAACGTGGTGGACGGACAGTCCTACCCGGGCCCCTTCACGGACGCCAACCCGGTGCAGCCGTACGGAAAGCCGGGGGCTCCCACGGCCACCGGATTCAACGAGGGGCACTCGATCCACTTCATTATCAGGGCACCCCAGCCCAACGGGCGTCCGATTGCGGAGCTTCGGTGGATCACCTCGGACGGGCAGCGGGGATCAACGTCGGCGTCCTTCGCGGATGTGAACGTGGGCAACGGCCCCAACCAGAAGGTCTGGGTGGACGTTACTGCAGTAGACACCATGGGACAGACGTCCCAGGCGCGCGGCGAGGGCACCACAACGGTCAGCTCCGCGTTCATCTCCCGGGGTGCCGCCGCCGGCCCGCCCGGTGAATACCAGATTCGGCTGAGGCCCGTCGATTTCCCGCCCGGTACGCATACGGTCCTGTGCTACAGCAGTTACACCAACGATGGTTCGGCTCCGTTCTGGACGGGTGCCGTGAACTTCCCGTCGGCCAGCGGTACCGTGGAGCTGCCCTGCGCCGGGCACATCGACCCCGCCAAGGGAGAATGGCTCTCGGCCGAAGTCAGGGGAGTGGCCAGCGCGCCGAGGCTCTACAGATGGTAG
- a CDS encoding peptidoglycan bridge formation glycyltransferase FemA/FemB family protein, translating to MREFTARFASAEEVANWDSHVTANPNGGNLLQSEAFADVKQHFGWKTLHLVYETADYTSYNLVLEKSFPVLGKLWYLIKGPDVAGVEDIPGIAAANADFVKRARLGVFAIKIEPDIVQSDAAREVIEKAGLVKTHNLQPNDSTALLDISPDENQLLRNLHSRGRNAVRRAIREGVDVLNVEPTEENFTAMYALMTNTVEAKSQVRVREYEYYRQFWTNFIKRGQGRLLFVYENGVPSVGAFVINYGHKGTYKDGGSLQKRGQYGDSHLVQWTAINQLKELGCTEYDFCGTPPSDKLKDTSNPFHGLGLFKTSFSKTVTDFVGCYDQVISPLKYKAWMAAGERVARQVYTRRTGQQFY from the coding sequence TTGCGAGAATTCACTGCCCGCTTTGCCTCCGCCGAGGAGGTCGCCAACTGGGACTCCCACGTCACCGCGAATCCGAACGGCGGTAACCTGCTTCAGTCTGAGGCGTTCGCCGACGTCAAACAGCACTTCGGCTGGAAGACACTCCACCTCGTCTACGAGACGGCTGACTACACGAGCTACAACCTGGTGCTGGAGAAGAGCTTTCCGGTGCTGGGGAAGCTGTGGTACCTGATCAAGGGGCCCGATGTTGCCGGCGTCGAAGACATTCCGGGCATTGCCGCGGCCAACGCGGACTTCGTAAAGAGGGCTCGGCTGGGCGTCTTCGCCATCAAGATCGAACCTGACATCGTGCAAAGCGACGCGGCCCGGGAGGTCATCGAAAAGGCCGGGCTGGTCAAGACGCACAACCTGCAGCCCAACGATTCCACGGCCCTCCTGGACATTTCCCCGGACGAGAACCAGCTGCTCCGGAACCTGCATTCGCGGGGCAGGAATGCCGTCCGGCGCGCCATCCGCGAGGGGGTCGACGTGCTCAACGTGGAGCCCACCGAGGAAAACTTCACGGCCATGTATGCGCTCATGACCAACACCGTGGAGGCAAAGTCCCAAGTCCGGGTCCGCGAGTATGAGTACTACCGCCAGTTCTGGACCAATTTCATCAAGCGGGGCCAGGGACGGCTTCTGTTCGTCTACGAAAACGGCGTACCGTCAGTAGGGGCGTTCGTCATCAACTACGGGCACAAGGGCACGTACAAGGACGGCGGATCCCTGCAGAAACGCGGCCAGTACGGCGACTCGCACCTGGTGCAGTGGACGGCGATCAACCAGCTCAAGGAGCTGGGCTGCACCGAATACGATTTCTGCGGAACCCCGCCCAGCGACAAACTCAAGGACACATCCAACCCGTTCCACGGACTGGGGCTTTTCAAGACCAGCTTCAGCAAAACAGTCACCGACTTCGTTGGCTGTTACGACCAGGTCATCAGCCCGCTGAAGTACAAGGCGTGGATGGCAGCTGGCGAGCGTGTAGCCCGTCAGGTGTACACGCGGCGGACGGGACAGCAGTTCTACTAA
- a CDS encoding DNA/RNA non-specific endonuclease: MGTGYDPGFLRAAVELPCPDRPTILLDYTHFSVRLVPARKLAAVVGVNINGRELVPLDRIGVWHFDPRVPRSVQAGPEVYRDNGLDRGHLVRRLDPVWGDDATARTANQDTFSYPNAAPQAADFNQGKELWLGLEDHVLNHAAGHDARISVFTGPVLADDDVPYRGVQIPRKFWKIAAWTMEGRLGQVDGPHRPQPDTTVSSMTTSSHRQGWPDRLEAASPGTC, translated from the coding sequence ATGGGCACAGGATACGATCCCGGCTTCCTGCGGGCGGCCGTCGAACTGCCCTGTCCGGACCGCCCCACCATCCTCCTCGACTACACCCACTTTTCCGTCCGGCTCGTGCCAGCGCGCAAGCTAGCTGCCGTGGTCGGCGTCAACATCAACGGCCGTGAGCTGGTGCCGCTTGACCGGATTGGAGTCTGGCATTTCGACCCCAGGGTGCCCCGGAGTGTGCAGGCCGGGCCGGAGGTCTACCGCGACAACGGCCTGGACCGCGGCCATCTGGTCCGCCGCCTTGACCCCGTGTGGGGCGATGACGCCACGGCACGCACCGCCAACCAGGACACCTTCTCCTACCCCAACGCCGCCCCGCAGGCTGCCGACTTCAACCAGGGCAAGGAATTGTGGCTCGGGCTCGAAGACCACGTGCTGAACCACGCCGCCGGGCACGATGCAAGGATCAGCGTCTTCACCGGCCCGGTCCTGGCCGACGACGACGTGCCGTACCGAGGAGTCCAGATACCGCGCAAATTCTGGAAAATAGCGGCCTGGACCATGGAAGGGAGGCTGGGGCAAGTCGACGGTCCTCACCGACCTCAGCCAGATACGACTGTGAGCAGCATGACTACGTCCAGCCACCGGCAAGGCTGGCCAGATAGACTTGAGGCTGCCTCTCCGGGCACCTGCTGA
- a CDS encoding TspO/MBR family protein has product MEPTDDSRGGKAVQAAALLAFLAASAVVAYLGSQVTVGNVDGWYATADIAPWSPPGWVFGAVWTVLYTAMAVAAWLVWRSDDPGRRTALTVYCLQLALNLAWTPVFFGLYPALGSAALWLGLAIIVALALAVAAAVLCFGPISRTAGLLMLPYLSWVVFAVSLNVWAAAHN; this is encoded by the coding sequence ATGGAGCCCACAGACGATAGCCGCGGCGGAAAGGCCGTTCAGGCGGCAGCCCTCCTCGCGTTTCTGGCTGCGTCTGCCGTGGTCGCTTACCTGGGCTCCCAGGTCACCGTGGGGAACGTCGACGGCTGGTATGCAACGGCGGACATAGCGCCCTGGTCTCCGCCTGGCTGGGTGTTCGGCGCTGTGTGGACAGTGCTGTACACGGCCATGGCTGTGGCCGCCTGGCTCGTTTGGCGGAGCGATGACCCCGGACGCAGGACAGCGCTCACGGTGTATTGCCTGCAGCTGGCCCTGAATCTGGCCTGGACGCCCGTGTTCTTTGGGCTGTATCCGGCGCTGGGGTCCGCCGCCCTCTGGCTGGGGCTTGCCATCATCGTGGCCCTTGCCCTGGCGGTCGCCGCGGCGGTGCTCTGCTTTGGGCCGATCAGCCGGACAGCCGGGCTGTTGATGCTGCCCTACCTGTCCTGGGTGGTCTTTGCCGTGAGCCTGAATGTGTGGGCGGCCGCCCACAATTAG
- a CDS encoding siderophore-interacting protein codes for MTSVPAATSATRNSRPQTNLTVLRREQLSDHMVRIVAGGEGFTEYVNNDFVDRYVKIAFPQQGVDYPEPLDLWAVRESMPRELWPHTRTYTVRWVDAAAGELAIDFVIHGDEGLAGPWAAAAQPGDTLIFTGPGGGYNPDPAADWYLLAGDEAALPAIAAVIESLPSGARGLAFVEVDTDADIQPIAAPAGLELVWLKREGAPAGGSDLLVNAVRDAVWPDGRVDVFAHGERGYMKGLREVLFRQRGLERGQVSLSGYWATGRVEDDFQAEKKLPIGKI; via the coding sequence ATGACTTCTGTTCCTGCCGCCACGTCCGCCACACGGAATTCCCGTCCCCAGACCAACCTGACTGTCCTGCGCCGGGAGCAGCTTTCGGACCACATGGTTCGCATTGTCGCGGGAGGTGAAGGCTTCACGGAGTACGTCAATAACGACTTTGTGGACAGATACGTCAAGATCGCCTTTCCGCAGCAGGGTGTGGACTACCCGGAGCCGCTGGATCTCTGGGCCGTCCGCGAATCGATGCCGCGGGAGCTGTGGCCGCACACCCGGACCTACACCGTGCGCTGGGTGGACGCGGCAGCCGGCGAACTTGCCATCGACTTCGTGATCCACGGGGACGAAGGCCTGGCGGGGCCCTGGGCGGCCGCGGCCCAGCCCGGCGACACCCTCATCTTCACCGGACCGGGCGGGGGCTACAACCCGGATCCCGCGGCCGACTGGTACCTCCTGGCCGGAGACGAAGCCGCCCTGCCTGCGATCGCCGCCGTCATCGAGTCCCTGCCGTCCGGCGCCCGGGGCCTGGCATTCGTGGAAGTGGACACCGACGCCGATATCCAGCCGATCGCCGCACCGGCGGGGCTCGAGTTGGTCTGGCTCAAACGCGAAGGCGCCCCCGCAGGCGGCAGCGACCTGCTGGTCAACGCGGTCCGCGATGCCGTGTGGCCCGACGGCAGGGTTGATGTCTTTGCCCACGGGGAACGCGGCTACATGAAGGGCCTGCGGGAGGTGCTGTTCCGGCAGCGCGGACTGGAGCGCGGCCAGGTGTCGCTGTCCGGCTACTGGGCCACGGGACGGGTCGAGGATGACTTCCAGGCCGAGAAGAAGCTGCCGATCGGTAAGATCTAG